From Astatotilapia calliptera chromosome 19, fAstCal1.2, whole genome shotgun sequence, a single genomic window includes:
- the slc66a3 gene encoding solute carrier family 66 member 3 encodes MQQVDTFLHIANFSTLFVCMVLKFPQIFVLMRAKSTTGVSLNSLLLELIGFIVFVTYQMYYDYPPPTYLEYPILIAQDVILLLLILHYNGSLRQSLIYAVVFVGGWRLLTLEKWIIDLAMSLCTFISAASKFAQLQCLWRSKDGRQVSALSWALATYTCMARIYTTTVTTGDVQVLVRFIAMTLLNLWVLLTVLHYQRRGSSSKKKD; translated from the exons ATGCAGCAGGTCGACACGTTTTTGCACATCGCGAATTTCAGcacactgtttgtgtgcatggtGCTCAAGTTCCCGCAGATCTTTGTACTGATGCGAGCGAAATCTACGACCGGAGTGAGCCTCAACAGCCTTCTGCTGGAGCTGATCGG GTTCATTGTTTTTGTAACATATCAGATGTACTACGACTACCCACCGCCAACCTACTTGGAATATCCCATCCTCATTGCTCAAG acgtcatcctcctcctcctgattCTTCACTACAACGGCAGCCTGCGGCAGAGCCTCATCTACGCCGTGGT GTTTGTGGGAGGCTGGAGGCTCCTGACTCTGGAGAAGTGGATCATAGATTTGGCTATG AGCCTGTGCACATTTATTAGTGCAGCCAGTAAGTTTGCCCAGCTGCAATGCCTGTGGAGGTCAAAGGACGGCAGGCAGGTTAGTGCCCTCTCCTGGGCTCTAGCTACCTACACGTGTATGG CTCGGAtttacaccaccacagtgacaaCTGGAGACGTGCAGG TTCTGGTGCGGTTCATAGCGATGACCCTGCTGAACCTGTGGGTGTTGCTCACTGTGCTCCACTATCAGAGACGCGGCAGCAGCTCCAAGAAGAAAGACTAA